The following proteins are encoded in a genomic region of Candidatus Omnitrophota bacterium:
- a CDS encoding nucleoside 2-deoxyribosyltransferase encodes MTEKRKTIYLCGPIMGEIDGEARSWRDIAKRSLNGRFHMLDPMRRDFKDNEVDSANEIVEFDLQDIRDADILLVNYCKPSIGTAMEVFYAAHDLGKFVVSFSPIPFSDCSPWMARFCTKILPTLEAAIDYIQRHFPPAGD; translated from the coding sequence ATGACCGAAAAACGCAAAACCATTTATTTGTGCGGTCCCATCATGGGAGAGATCGACGGCGAAGCCAGGAGTTGGCGGGATATCGCCAAGCGATCGTTGAACGGCCGCTTTCACATGCTCGATCCCATGCGGCGCGATTTTAAGGATAACGAAGTCGACAGCGCCAACGAAATCGTCGAATTCGATCTGCAAGATATCCGCGACGCGGACATTCTGTTGGTCAATTATTGCAAGCCCAGCATCGGAACGGCGATGGAAGTCTTTTACGCCGCCCACGATTTGGGAAAGTTCGTCGTATCTTTCTCACCGATTCCGTTTTCGGATTGTAGTCCTTGGATGGCGAGATTCTGCACTAAGATTCTTCCCACATTGGAAGCGGCGATCGATTATATTCAACGCCATTTTCCACCGGCGGGCGACTGA